A single Bacillota bacterium DNA region contains:
- a CDS encoding L,D-transpeptidase — translation MNLPSTSLFYYEDGKLVKRYKVGIGRNFEETPVGQFKVAVKVLDPTWYPTGRKPVPPGPANPLGTRWIGLGRTGYGVHGTNVPWTIGSPCSGGCVRLVNSEAEELFERVRLGTPVEIVYDQIEFVHDQATGEDTLIIWSDLYHYGPETLPSVLEKLARFGRAGAVSPEELAEALEASTETTVEIPLGRPASLNGRTLPGGYRRDDGGDWVLLGPLAEAFDHEVGLDKAGKMTLDGGRAPGAPDADGRWRVKVADLSSVFGFPVAGEMGEDGRLDLSTLALYLGDRLLTRQVVPFAGDFLIPLRVAMSDLGLRANWDFNLGAVLAVGEALPGAIHDYEPYVALGPAAEKAGWLVAADLARLRLTLVPAH, via the coding sequence TTGAACCTCCCTTCGACCAGCCTTTTCTACTATGAAGACGGCAAGCTGGTCAAGCGGTACAAGGTGGGGATCGGCCGGAACTTCGAGGAGACCCCGGTGGGCCAGTTCAAGGTGGCCGTCAAGGTGCTTGACCCGACCTGGTACCCGACCGGCCGCAAGCCCGTGCCGCCCGGCCCGGCCAATCCGCTCGGCACCCGCTGGATCGGCCTCGGGCGGACCGGTTACGGGGTCCACGGGACCAACGTGCCGTGGACCATCGGCTCGCCGTGTTCGGGCGGGTGCGTCCGGCTGGTCAACTCCGAGGCCGAGGAACTCTTCGAGCGGGTCCGCCTGGGCACGCCGGTCGAGATAGTCTACGATCAAATCGAGTTCGTCCATGACCAGGCCACCGGCGAGGATACCCTGATCATCTGGTCCGACCTCTACCACTATGGTCCGGAGACCCTCCCATCGGTCCTCGAGAAGCTGGCCCGGTTCGGACGCGCCGGCGCGGTCTCCCCCGAGGAACTGGCCGAGGCCCTCGAAGCCTCGACCGAGACGACCGTCGAGATACCCCTGGGGCGGCCGGCCTCCCTGAACGGCCGAACGCTGCCCGGGGGCTATCGCCGCGACGATGGCGGCGACTGGGTCCTCCTGGGGCCGCTGGCCGAGGCCTTCGACCACGAGGTCGGCCTCGACAAGGCCGGAAAAATGACTTTGGACGGGGGCCGGGCCCCCGGGGCCCCGGACGCGGATGGCCGCTGGCGGGTCAAGGTCGCCGACCTATCCTCCGTCTTCGGCTTCCCCGTGGCTGGGGAAATGGGTGAAGACGGCCGTTTGGACCTCTCGACCCTGGCCCTCTACCTTGGCGACCGGCTCCTGACCCGTCAGGTAGTGCCCTTCGCCGGAGACTTCCTCATTCCCCTGCGGGTGGCCATGAGCGATCTGGGCCTTCGCGCCAATTGGGATTTCAATCTCGGCGCGGTGCTGGCCGTCGGAGAAGCGTTGCCGGGCGCCATCCATGACTACGAGCCGTACGTCGCCCTCG